In the genome of Lactobacillus intestinalis, the window TTGTTTAGTATATGAATCTGATAAGGTAGCAGATTGATTGTTTTTGATTAAAAAGTTGGATAAAGAAATATTATCGGTGTCATCATAAAAGCTAAGAGTAGCAGATTCGTTAGTATAATATTTAACAGTAGAATTAAATGAAATAGGTTGATTGTTATTAGCGGCGTTAGTTAATTCTTGATTAAAAATTTTAATTGTATCAATTTGTTTTATATTGGGAGTATAATTTGCAATTTCTGGGGATACAACTTTGCTAAAGCCAAATAATGTTCCTGTATTAACTGACCAATCTGTATCCCAAGTTATCACTCCATTCTGAATAACACCATTATTGGTAAAACTCAATTTTTTAGAAATATGTGAGGAAGCCTCTTTTCCAGCTTGCGGACCGTTACCATAGATATAAGTAATATTTTGGGTAGCAGTTATTGTTCGAGAAGTTGGAGTCTGTGTTTGATAAAAGTAAACATAGTAATTTAATGCTTTGCTATTTGGATCATTACTAAATCCTAAATTTGGTGCATTATATATATTGACAGGGGCGTTGTTTTTAGTATTTTCATTGCTGAATCCAAAATTTTGATAGGCTGGATCGTAAGTGTTCTTTGGCAGGGTAATATGTGGAGTTCCTCCCATTGTGGCAACTTTGTCAAAAATATAATTATTATTCTCAATATTTTTGATGTTCAATAAAGTATGGTTGCTAATAGTTCCATCAGCTTTTCCAGTATAGATAGACGGAGCTTGGATTTGCTTCCCCGTATTTTCATCAATATAGTGTACATTAATGCTTTCATTTACAGCGTTCCCTGGAGTAATGTAACCTTTATTAAAACCAGTAAAAGTTTGGGTAATAGTATTGTTTCCTTGGCCTTCAGTATTCCAATTGCGCTCGTTATGGATAGGGGTAGTAATACTTGGGCCATTTCCAGTTACTTGCCAGTTTGGTAAATATTGTAAATTAAGATTGGCATCGAATTGAATAAAATAAGCTCCTTTTTTAGAATAATTCTCATTATTGATAGTAAATGGACCTGTTTGATCAATTCTTATATTTTGACCATTGGTAGAAATGTGATCTCTCAAAAATTTTTCGAAGTTGGGATCTTCATTGTCAAATTTACCCGTAGTAGGATTGTATCCTACAATATTATTATAAGATTCATCAATTGGGATACGTATATTATCAGTGGTTTTAATGTAAGTAGGATTAGTAATGTGAAAGACTTTAATAGTGCTTGGAAGGATAACTTGACCTTCACTAACACTGATAGTGGCTAATACATTATCTAAAGGATTTAATTCCCCAAAGTTCCAATCAATACCATATTGCATCAACCGTGCGGAATCTTGTTTAACTTCAGTGGAAAGATCAGGAATAGCAGAAAGTTCAGGACCTGAATAAGACACTCCATTTTCAACATAAAATCCATTTTCTACTTTGCCTGTGCCTTTATTAACAAAAACTGGAGAACCATTGTTATTAATCCCTACTTGAATTTGTTCTTGCCCATTTACTGTACGAGTATTATTTGAACTTTCGGGACTCCATACTACTTTCGGCCCCATAATAAAGCCATGCATTAATTCATCTGATTGAACTTTGTCAGCATAAGGCTTAATGGTAGTAGTGAAAGTTTGAGTGAAAGTAGAGGTCTGGGGAAGAGTGACATTCACACTGATTGGAATATTTGTGGGATACTGATTATTGTGATGAGACATATACGTTTTAACAGCATCATTATTGCCTGTAATGGCCAAATCTAAATTTAGGTCATCAAATGTAGAAGTCACTTTACCTATATAAGTAAAAGTGAAGGTTCCTTCTCCATTGGTAGAAGTAGAAAAGTCATTTCCTAATACAGGAGCGTTATTACTAAAGCTCAAAAGGTTATCGGGATTAGAAATTGTGACTGTAGCATTGCTATTAGTTGTATAAATACCAGCATTTTTTACGTGAATAAGTACATGACCAACAGTGCTATTAGCCATCATATCAGGAGTGTTAGAACTTGTGATGGTTATATTTTTAGAATTAGATATATCAGTGTTGGTAAATTCAGATGATTTGGCTTTAGCGATGGATGATTGATTTGTGGTAGCTTGATTTTTTGGTGAAGTTTCAAAAGAGGTTGATTCGTTGAGAGATAGAGAGGTTGTAACCTTTTCTGATTCTTGATTATTGTGGGCATTCTCAATATTAGATTTATTTGAAACTTGAGGATTAGTTTGTTGGTTATTATTCTGTAAAACTTGATTGGAAGTTTCTTCAAGCTGAGAATTTGCTTTTGAGGGTTGTTTTTCTTGAAGGAGTTGCTTTAAATTGGATTCAGTAGCTCCTTCGTTATCAGTTTTTTCGACAGAATTAGTATTTGGCTTTGAAATGTTTTCTACATTTTTTTGAGCTTGATTTTTATCGGCAGCATAGGCAGTCTGGTTATTAAGTAAAATGAAACTTGTGCCTAAACAAACTGCTGCAAGTCCAATTGACAATTTGCGTAAACCAAATCTTTCTTTGCTGTTTAATTTTGAATTGAAATTTAAGTCGTTTTTATCTTTCATATTTATTGCCTTAATTAAATAACTTACATTTTTATTTTCTATAACATAATTAGCCTACCACATTATTTTTAAAATTGTTAAGTAGATTGCTGATTTTTTTGATTTTAAATATTCACTTGTGTGTTTTATTACTAAAATGGTGCAATCTTATGAGCACGTAAAGGGTAACCATATAGATAACACGGGATAAAATGTTTTGGTATAGATAAAAATTAAAGAACATCACTATACTTTTTAAATAACAATAAATCAAAAACATCCTTAACTTTTATTGCTAAGATAAAAAGCTAAGGATGTTATTATAATTGCTACTAGATTTTATTTGGATTTTTCCAAAATTTGTTCAGCAATTGCACTATTGGTTACTAAATGGGTGATAACTCCAGTTCTTAATGCACCTAGAAGTGCATTGGTTTTGAAACGATTCTTGACAATGACAAAGCGGGTCGGGGTTTGCATAATTTCATCTAAGTTAATTCCGCAGACATGTTTGCCAACCTCTTGGTAAAAATTGCCCTCAATATCATATGGACGACCAAAAATTAGACCAGCAACTTTTTTTTGATCAATTCCTTTAAAGAGAGTTGGTGCATAGTTTTTCATTAAAAATTGATCGACTTGAATGGATTGGAAGGTGCCAATTCCTGAAAAGATTAAATCGAGATTTTTATAATAAGAGTGAAGCTCATGATAAAAAGGTTCTTTTTCAAGAGCTTGAATAAAGTCGGAATTTAAAGCATATAAAGGAGCTGGAAGAGAAATTGAACGAGAATTGAATTTGTTAGAAGCTTCTTGAACTAAGGAAGTTTTACGCTTTTTAGAATTTAAAGTTTGTCCTAATAATTGCACAAATGTGAGATCATCTCGATCTTCATGTGTAAATTCGTTAATAACATCTAGCATTAAAGTTCCCCAAGTCATTCCGATATTTTTGGCTGTTTGAGCATAATTTTGAATTTGTTTAGCTGCAAAATTAACGATCGCTTCACTGTCTTGATTCTTAGTAGAAAGATTTTCCAGAATAAAAACTTCTTTTAAATGAAAGCGACTTTGTAATTGGCGCTCTAATTCTTCATTACGTTTGGTATGTTGTTGAATACTAATTTTAACAATTCCGCGCTCTTCTGCATCATCTAGTGCCTTAGTAATTAAGTATCTTGATAGGTTATATTTTTGTGAAATATCGGCAATATTTAGTTTGCTTAAATAATAGTCATGAGCGATACTTGCGAGTTCTTCATTACTTAATTGCGTCATTTTAATCATTCCTTTATTAAATATACTAGCAATTACTTACCTATATTATATATTTATTTTTAAATAATTTAAATTATTACTACTATTTTTAAAATTTATAAAATTAACAAGTGTGGTAAAATAATAGAGCTGATTTTATAATGATGGATAAATAAAAAGGAATGTTGGAAAAGATGACAGAATCAGATAGTGCGACAAAAGCACGACGTAAATTATCACATCACCATCATATGAAAATTCGCTGGGAGGAATTTTTCAAAAGTGATGATGACACTTTAGCAAAAGATGCCACTCTTGTTGAGAAAGGCTCTTTAGTTGGACGTGTAGGAATTATGCTCTTATCTTGTGGAACAGGAGCGTGGAGAGTCCGAGATTCTATGGATACGATTGCTCGAACTCTAGGAATTACTTGTTCAGCTGATATTGGCCTAGTTTCAATTGAATATACTTGTTTTGGGGTTCGAAATCAGTCCTATTCACAAACTCTTTCAATTCCTTCAACTGGAGTTAATATGACGAAGTTGAATGAATTGGAAAAATTTGTTCATCAATTTAAAAAAGGACATGGACATTGGACTTTAGGACAAATCAAGAATCGACTAGATGAAATTGATAATTTTAAAACTACTTATCCTACTTGGATATCTGGATTAGCTTCTGGACTTGCCTGTGCAGGATTTATCTTTTTGCTGGGTGGAGGAATTCCTGAAGTTATATGTGCTTTCTTTGGAGCGGGATTTGGTAACTATGTGCGCTCAGAGATGGGAAAGCATAAATTAACTTTAGTTGCCAAGATTGCGGCTGGAGTAGCTGTAGCATGTGCAACATATTTTGTAGCTTTTACAATTTTACGATTATTGTTCCAAATCAACTATGATCATGCATACGGTTATATTGGGTCAATGCTGTTTGTGATTCCAGGATTTCCATTTATTACATCTGGTTTGGACATGTCTAAGCTTGATATGAGGTCAGGATTGGAACGATTAACATATGCTGTGTTAATTATTGTGATTGCAACAATGGCTGGATGGGCGGTTGCGATGATTTTAGGGCTTCATCCGGGATCGATGCCAAAATTAGGCTTAAGCCCATTAGTACTCACATTATTGCGATTTATTGCTAGTTTTTGCGGAGTATTTGGTTTCTCTATTATGTTTAATTCCAAGCCTTCAATGGCTACCATGGCGGCAATTAGTGGAGCAGTTGCAAATACTTTGCGTTTAAGTTTAGTGGACTTTGATCATGTACCGGCTGCCTTAGCGGCCTTTATTGGGGCAACTGTCGCCGGGTTACTTGCAAGTATTGTCCGCAATAAAGTGGGATTCCCTCGAATTGCGTTGACTGTGCCTTCAATCGTGATTATGGTTCCAGGACTTTATATGTATCGAGCAATGTTTAATTTTGGAATGACGAATATTAATATTGGTGCTTACTGGATTACGGAAGCATTAATGATTGTGGCCGCTTTGCCATTAGGCTTATTAACAGCTAGAATTCTAACTGATAAGAAATGGCGTCATGTTGATTGGTAAAATATATCAAAACCTTGAAATTCTTATGGGAACTTCAAGGTTTTTTGTTTTGGCCAAAAAATAGCGAATCAACTATCTCCGCAGAGTAATTGATTCGCCACTAAAATGGAATGCTTTTAGTATTCAAATTTTATGCTTTACTTGGCAAAGGCTGTACTCATGATTAAAAGTACCGCACCAATTGCGACAAGAAAGCCCACAATTCCTAATATGAAATTCATAGTAATCATCTTCTTCTATATACTCTTTATATGTGGTTATAAGATAAGTATACCATTAATAGAAGAAGATGAAAGCGATTTACTCGAGTAAGTCGCCAAATTTGGCTTCAGTAATCTTCTGTAAGTCGCTTGGCGCAAGAAATACACTACGTCCAACTTTACCGCTAGAAACACCGATTTCTTT includes:
- a CDS encoding mucin-binding protein yields the protein MKDKNDLNFNSKLNSKERFGLRKLSIGLAAVCLGTSFILLNNQTAYAADKNQAQKNVENISKPNTNSVEKTDNEGATESNLKQLLQEKQPSKANSQLEETSNQVLQNNNQQTNPQVSNKSNIENAHNNQESEKVTTSLSLNESTSFETSPKNQATTNQSSIAKAKSSEFTNTDISNSKNITITSSNTPDMMANSTVGHVLIHVKNAGIYTTNSNATVTISNPDNLLSFSNNAPVLGNDFSTSTNGEGTFTFTYIGKVTSTFDDLNLDLAITGNNDAVKTYMSHHNNQYPTNIPISVNVTLPQTSTFTQTFTTTIKPYADKVQSDELMHGFIMGPKVVWSPESSNNTRTVNGQEQIQVGINNNGSPVFVNKGTGKVENGFYVENGVSYSGPELSAIPDLSTEVKQDSARLMQYGIDWNFGELNPLDNVLATISVSEGQVILPSTIKVFHITNPTYIKTTDNIRIPIDESYNNIVGYNPTTGKFDNEDPNFEKFLRDHISTNGQNIRIDQTGPFTINNENYSKKGAYFIQFDANLNLQYLPNWQVTGNGPSITTPIHNERNWNTEGQGNNTITQTFTGFNKGYITPGNAVNESINVHYIDENTGKQIQAPSIYTGKADGTISNHTLLNIKNIENNNYIFDKVATMGGTPHITLPKNTYDPAYQNFGFSNENTKNNAPVNIYNAPNLGFSNDPNSKALNYYVYFYQTQTPTSRTITATQNITYIYGNGPQAGKEASSHISKKLSFTNNGVIQNGVITWDTDWSVNTGTLFGFSKVVSPEIANYTPNIKQIDTIKIFNQELTNAANNNQPISFNSTVKYYTNESATLSFYDDTDNISLSNFLIKNNQSATLSDSYTKQDNNSEHTLIKFNGANNIVKFLESKGYRFVKVTGLGSNSATQYNQVSYGNFDNDPDHDQAFVLHFVHATKPVSQSKTVNETINYIYANGPKKDQEAAPTYKAAPIKFTQHGTQDLVTGNTEWDAWTPASNQFKEVVSPKIDHYTADKLQIETQTVTPKSKDLSYIVYYSMIEEPDKPNTPDQPSIPEKPSQPTQPTTPTEPQISEKPVQPITPDTPSTPQPTIPDTPSTPQPSNPGSNNVPQPQHQPKRPNKSAKTTISVPHSSSKPTPVPHQPVQRNIKNKTLHNNLTLTKTAIIAHPHFVKTSPTSYLNSSRDTQSKPTLPQTGEKENSLTIWGLALATLAGILGLSVKKRKN
- a CDS encoding sugar-binding transcriptional regulator yields the protein MTQLSNEELASIAHDYYLSKLNIADISQKYNLSRYLITKALDDAEERGIVKISIQQHTKRNEELERQLQSRFHLKEVFILENLSTKNQDSEAIVNFAAKQIQNYAQTAKNIGMTWGTLMLDVINEFTHEDRDDLTFVQLLGQTLNSKKRKTSLVQEASNKFNSRSISLPAPLYALNSDFIQALEKEPFYHELHSYYKNLDLIFSGIGTFQSIQVDQFLMKNYAPTLFKGIDQKKVAGLIFGRPYDIEGNFYQEVGKHVCGINLDEIMQTPTRFVIVKNRFKTNALLGALRTGVITHLVTNSAIAEQILEKSK
- a CDS encoding threonine/serine ThrE exporter family protein → MTESDSATKARRKLSHHHHMKIRWEEFFKSDDDTLAKDATLVEKGSLVGRVGIMLLSCGTGAWRVRDSMDTIARTLGITCSADIGLVSIEYTCFGVRNQSYSQTLSIPSTGVNMTKLNELEKFVHQFKKGHGHWTLGQIKNRLDEIDNFKTTYPTWISGLASGLACAGFIFLLGGGIPEVICAFFGAGFGNYVRSEMGKHKLTLVAKIAAGVAVACATYFVAFTILRLLFQINYDHAYGYIGSMLFVIPGFPFITSGLDMSKLDMRSGLERLTYAVLIIVIATMAGWAVAMILGLHPGSMPKLGLSPLVLTLLRFIASFCGVFGFSIMFNSKPSMATMAAISGAVANTLRLSLVDFDHVPAALAAFIGATVAGLLASIVRNKVGFPRIALTVPSIVIMVPGLYMYRAMFNFGMTNINIGAYWITEALMIVAALPLGLLTARILTDKKWRHVDW